DNA from Vibrio gazogenes:
ATGCAATCTTACATCCTGAACAATGTCTACAAGCAACACTGGAAGTTGCAGAGCGCTTTAAATTTCCGACCGAGAATATCATTTTTGAGTTTACCGAAGTTGAGGCGATTGAAGATATTACCGGGATGCTTGAAATTATCCGAACATATCAGAATTTGGGTTTTAAAACGGCGATTGATGATTTTGGCTCTGGATACTCAGGACTCGGATTACTTGCTGATCTGCAAACAGACATCGTCAAGTTAGATATGTCTCTGATTCGGCATATCCACCAAGATCCGGTTCGTCAGTGTATTTTGAAGCATTCGCTGAATATGATGAATGAGCTGAGCATTGATGTCATCGCGGAAGGGATTGAATCGAAAGAAGAAATGCTTTGGTTGAAGCGTGCTGGTGTCCGATTTATGCAAGGTTTTTATTTTGCTGAGCCCGAAATCAATCGGCTCCCGTTAGTTGATTCTCAGGTTTTTGTGTGTGAATAAAAACTGCTCCGAAATACGGCAGGGCAAATTGTCCCATGACCTGCCGTTTGACCGAAGTCGCTTTAATCGATGGTTTAATTCGATTGGAATACTTCGATAAATTCACGTTTTAAAATCGGATCTCGACGCGCTTTCTTCAGTTGTTTTACCATATCTTTCACACAGTTGAATAACACTTGATCCAGCATTTGTGCCCGATAATCTTCTTTGGCTTGATCATCCATCGAAGCCGGTAAATCCATCCCTGCAATTCCTTCCATCGTTTCGATACCGGCAAAAGCCTGACTGACCGATATCAGCGCATGAAATTGTTCAAAATTATCTAAAATATTTTGCGCACTCGCTGGCAGGCTATTCCATGCCTCTCTGACAGTTTCTTCCGAGACTTCATGGATCGAAGCAATCATGGTAAACATTTCCTGAGGAACATCATCAAATAAAATGACCTGACGCAGTTCAGGAGAGAGTTCGTCAAGCTGAACCTGAGGTTCTGGGGATTGTGTCGTATCAGACATAAAAGGCACTCATCGGGTTAAAACCCCCATGCTAAAAGGAAGTTTTGGCTTGTCAATTCATTCTGTATGCAGAATGAGACAGTTGTCAGTATTCTGAGCAAATTGAAGAAACTATCGTCTTATTTTTGGGCAAGTATTCTTATGGGGACAGACATTTTGTTTGATATTTTAAATGTCTTATTATGCAATATTTTTGATATCATTGGTGATCGTTTTATTATCCATACACTTTATATTTAATAATAAGGACACATGTTATATGTATAAGAAAATCCTAATGGTTGCCTCTCTGTTTTTGAGTCTGTCTATAAATGCCGCCAATTACTCTCAAGATACCGGCACTGTGAGTAAAGTTTATGTCAGTCCTTCTGGCTCGATTGCCTTGTTATTAAATAACGGATATCCCAACGCTGTGAGTTCGGGCCAATGTGCCGGTAGCAACGGTTGGGCAGGAGTGACTAATGCCGATGGGGCATTTAAATCGGTTATTTTGGCAGCAAAAACATCAGGACAAAAACTTACAGTGACAATTAATGGGTGTGAAGGTGGATGGTTTAAAATACAGGATCTGTATTTGCAATAAATCTTAAAGTCTTACGGAAATAGACGCTTTAGGCGTTCGAGTATTACAACCTAAGCCATTCATTATACGATTATTAAATTAGTCGGAGAACAGCAGGCCCAGATATGAGCCTGCTGGACGATTAAGCATTACAGACGAGGAAGGGATCCCACCAGTAGTATTTTTTCGGTGCGCCACCGACGGAGATACCTAATTTAATCTGATAGGTAC
Protein-coding regions in this window:
- a CDS encoding EAL domain-containing protein, coding for MKTKPSEHLLHCCSSHREEQGMGHFLTAFQPIVDCQENVIVGYEALVRGQNDEDADTVIASVKKDSRYAFDQMCRVRAIENASRLGLDLLLSINFLPNAILHPEQCLQATLEVAERFKFPTENIIFEFTEVEAIEDITGMLEIIRTYQNLGFKTAIDDFGSGYSGLGLLADLQTDIVKLDMSLIRHIHQDPVRQCILKHSLNMMNELSIDVIAEGIESKEEMLWLKRAGVRFMQGFYFAEPEINRLPLVDSQVFVCE
- a CDS encoding DUF3069 domain-containing protein; the encoded protein is MSDTTQSPEPQVQLDELSPELRQVILFDDVPQEMFTMIASIHEVSEETVREAWNSLPASAQNILDNFEQFHALISVSQAFAGIETMEGIAGMDLPASMDDQAKEDYRAQMLDQVLFNCVKDMVKQLKKARRDPILKREFIEVFQSN